The Puntigrus tetrazona isolate hp1 chromosome 23, ASM1883169v1, whole genome shotgun sequence genome has a segment encoding these proteins:
- the nfe2 gene encoding transcription factor NF-E2 45 kDa subunit gives MCSAINGALPLRIGCEGLTNPGRLHGEVSMSTNVTGFRAHRSPQHLDMDLAWQELMAITELQEFEVPNENPFEAIPYLSMEPMVSQGGFGMSQPQPESIPAACDAHAAAAYENAYPEVMPPYQRLNPHMDMHYSLPVPGGHGSSRMLANAQGFHPPLMTLLEHMNMTRGHGIAKDGLINLHCTGQIKQADDLESDSGLSLGSSPPLASPENAVHGVPSYLPADGTIGYTESESIGEQYHMRPSLLGSVDYPQSYSSYAGTFPTAANVQPINQQTYQPISVKQPVLPTALHELNSSGLTRLGSYQTMYPKQKSTSIPIPLSRDERRAVALKIPFSLDKIVNLPVDDFNELLTQFTLSDAQLALVRDIRRRGKNKVAAQNCRKRKLENIVHLENELGQLRAQREHLTRERLEFQQNLAIIKCRLSDLYTQVFSQLRDEEGHPYSVDEYSLQQTNDGNIYLVPRNTALEGE, from the exons ATGTGTTCAGCAATTAACGGTGCACTTCCCCTGAGGATCGGCTGTGAG GGACTGACAAACCCTGGAAGACTGCATGGGGAGGTGTCAATGTCCACCAATGTCACTGGATTCCGGGCACATCGTTCCCCCCAGCATTTGGATATGGACTTGGCCTGGCAGGAACTGATGGCCATCACAGAACTTCAG GAGTTTGAGGTACCCAATGAAAATCCCTTTGAAGCTATTCCATACCTTTCCATGGAGCCCATGGTTTCTCAAGGGGGGTTCGGGATGAGTCAGCCGCAGCCTGAATCCATTCCAGCCGCTTGTGATGcccatgctgctgctgcttatGAAAATGCATACCCTGAAGTGATGCCGCCCTATCAGCGTTTAAACCCACACATGGATATGCACTACAGCCTCCCTGTCCCAGGCGGCCACGGTTCCTCCAGAATGCTTGCGAATGCGCAAGGTTTTCATCCTCCTCTCATGACTCTTTTGGAGCACATGAACATGACACGCGGTCATGGTATTGCAAAAGACGGCCTTATAAACCTTCATTGCACAGGACAAATCAAACAGGCTGATGATCTTGAGTCAGATTCCGGTTTGTCGCTTGGTTCCAGCCCACCACTTGCCTCTCCTGAGAATGCAGTGCATGGAGTACCTTCATACTTACCCGCAGATGGTACAATAGGCTACACCGAAAGTGAAAGTATTGGTGAGCAATATCACATGCGGCCGAGTTTGCTCGGGTCTGTCGACTACCCGCAGTCCTACAGTTCATACGCTGGAACTTTTCCCACAGCTGCAAATGTGCAACCCATCAACCAGCAGACTTACCAACCAATTTCAGTGAAGCAACCAGTTTTACCCACAGCCTTGCATGAACTAAACAGCTCAGGTTTAACAAGACTGGGTTCATATCAAACCATGTACCCAAAACAGAAATCCACCAGCATTCCCATACCCCTGAGCAGAGACGAGCGGCGTGCCGTCGCTCTCAAAATCCCATTTTCACTGGATAAGATCGTGAACCTGCCAGTGGATGATTTCAATGAGCTCTTGACCCAGTTCACACTGAGTGATGCTCAGCTGGCACTCGTGAGGGACATTCGCAGACGAGGGAAAAATAAAGTTGCAGCTCAGAACTGCCGCAAGCGGAAATTGGAGAATATTGTGCATTTAGAAAATGAGTTGGGACAGCTTAGAGCCCAAAGAGAACACTTAACCAGAGAGAGACTGGAGTTTCAACAAAACCTAGCCATTATCAAATGTCGGCTCTCAGATCTTTACACTCAAGTGTTTTCACAGCTACGTGATGAGGAGGGACACCCTTATTCAGTTGACGAGTATTCACTGCAACAAACTAATGATGGCAACATTTACTTGGTGCCACGGAATACAGCACTGGAGGGTGAATGA
- the hnrnpa1b gene encoding heterogeneous nuclear ribonucleoprotein A1b, with product MSKEGQPREPEQLRKLFIGGLSFETTDDSLRAHFEQWGTLTDCVVMKDPNTKRSRGFGFVTYSSVSEVDAAMDARPHKVDGRLVEPKRAVSREDSNKPFAHTTVKKIFVGGIKDDTEEDHLRDYFKQFGKIEAVEIMVDHKTGNKRGFAFVTFDDHDSVDRIVIQKYHTVNGHNCEVRKALSKQEMQNTGMNSRGRGGGGGGGGGGGGGGGGGGNFNRYGNNGGYNNDFGGGGNRDGYFGRGGRGGGGGGYGGDCYNNGFGGGDGNYGSGPGNYGGNRGYGGGSGGGGHGYGNQGGGYGGGGGSSGGGYNDNYNNGNGNFGGGNFGGGGGSGGGNYNDFGNYNNQQSNYGPMKGNFGSGGGGRNSGPYGGGYGGGSGGGYGGGSGGRRF from the exons ATGTCCAAAGAG GGCCAACCACGTGAGCCAGAGCAGCTGCGGAAGCTCTTCATTGGAGGGCTCAGCTTTGAAACCACAGACGATAGTTTGCGGGCGCATTTTGAACAATGGGGCACCTTAACGGATTGCGTG GTGATGAAAGATCCAAACACCAAACGCTCCAGGGGCTTTGGGTTTGTTACTTATTCCAGCGTGTCTGAAGTTGATGCTGCTATGGATGCACGACCCCACAAGGTCGACGGTAGGCTTGTGGAGCCCAAACGAGCCGTGTCTCGAGAG gACTCCAACAAGCCGTTTGCTCACACAACGGTGAAGAAGATATTTGTCGGTGGCATTAAAGATGATACTGAGGAGGACCATCTTCGTGACTACTTCAAACAGTTTGGCAAAATTGAGGCCGTTGAGATAATGGTTGACCACAAGACCGGAAACAAAAGAGGCTTTGCCTTTGTTACATTTGATGACCATGACTCAGTTGACCGTATTGTCA TTCAAAAATACCACACTGTGAATGGGCACAACTGTGAAGTCAGAAAAGCTCTGTCTAAACAAGAGATGCAGAACACTGGCATGAACTCAAGAG GCCgtggtggtggaggaggaggaggaggaggtggtggcggcggtggtggaggaggaggaaactTCAACAGATATGGCAATAATGGCGGCTACAACAATGACTTTGGTGGCGGTGGCAACCGTGATGGATATTTTGGAAGAG GAGGCAGAGGTGGTGGAGGTGGCGGTTATGGAGGTGACTGCTACAACAACGGATTTGGTGGAGGAGATG GTAACTATGGTAGTGGCCCTGGTAACTATGGTGGAAACCGTGGATATGGAGGTGGCAGTGGAGGAGGTGGACATGGTTATGGCAACCAGGGTGGTGGTTATGGTGGCGGCGGCGGCAGCAGTGGTGGTGGCTATAATGACAATTACAACAACGGCAATGGAAACTTTGGGGGTG GCAACTTTGGAGGAGGTGGTGGCAGTGGAGGTGGTAACTACAATGACTTTGGCAACTATAACAACCAGCAGTCAAACTATGGTCCTATGAAAGGGAACTTTGGAAGTGGCGGAGGTGGTAGAAACAGTGGCCCATATGGTG GTGGCTATGGCGGTGGATCTGGTGGTGGATATGGAGGCGGCTCTGGTGGTAGACGGTTTTAA
- the cbx5 gene encoding chromobox protein homolog 5 produces the protein MGKKNQNREDDEGASSDEEEYVVEKVLDRRVVKGRVEYFLKWKGFSDKHNTWEPEKNLDCPELISEFMKTYKKGSSGSTPSSKPSSTSSSSARPKDSSSSTSKRKNSEEENGSGNKPKKKKEDEILVARGFERGLEPEKIIGATDSCGDLMFLMKWKDSDEADLVLAKEANHKCPQIVIAFYEERLTWHEDGDKKEKSATTV, from the exons ATGGGAAAGAAAAACCAGAACCGTGAAGATGATGAGGGTGCTTCCTCAGATGAGGAAGAGTATGTAGTGGAGAAGGTCTTGGACAGGCGAGTTGTGAAGGGCCGTGTGGAATATTTCCTCAAGTGGAAAGGCTTTTCAGA TAAACACAACACATGGGAGCCAGAGAAGAACCTGGACTGTCCAGAGCTTATCTCTGAGTTCATGAAGACCTATAAAAAGGGAAGCAGTGGAAGCACACCCAGCAGCAAGCCCTCCAGCACAAGCTCTTCTTCGGCCCGTCCCAAAGACAGTAGCAGCAGCACCAGCAAGAGGAAAAACTCAGAAGAGGAGAACGGCAGTGGCAACaaacccaaaaagaaaaaggag GATGAGATCCTTGTAGCAAGAGGTTTTGAGCGAGGCCTGGAGCCGGAGAAGATTATTGGAGCAACAGACTCCTGTGGAGACCTAATGTTCCTTATGAAGTG GAAGGACTCTGATGAGGCAGACCTTGTGCTTGCAAAGGAAGCCAATCACAAGTGCCCGCAGATCGTCATTGCCTTCTACGAGGAACGACTGACCTGGCACGAAGATGGCGACAAGAAGGAAAAGAGCGCCACGACGGTTTAA